From Hermetia illucens chromosome 6, iHerIll2.2.curated.20191125, whole genome shotgun sequence, one genomic window encodes:
- the LOC119660251 gene encoding ATP synthase subunit O, mitochondrial produces MAACNKLSVLARQLSTSAPVAQMVKPPVQVFGLEGRYATALYSGASKMNQLDAVEKDLVSLQKTIKQDPKLRDYIISPIINRKVMANALRETCEKLRMQPATSNLLQTLADNGRLKKLDAVISSFRTIMAAHRGEVVCEVVTAKPLDDSQRKQLESALKAFLQKNESIQLTARVDPNIIGGMIVSIGDKYVDMSIASKVKMYSELITAAA; encoded by the exons ATGGCAGCGTGCAATAAACTTTCAGTTCTC GCCCGCCAACTGAGCACATCGGCTCCTGTGGCTCAAATGGTCAAACCACCAGTTCAAGTGTTTGGATTGGAAGGTCGTTACGCTACGGCACTCTATTCAGGCGCTTCGAAAATGAACCAGCTCGACGCCGTAGAAAAGGACTTGGTCTCACTTCAGAAAACCATCAAACAAGACCCCAAATTACGTGACTACATTATCAGTCCCATCATCAACCGCAAAGTTATGGCTAACGCTCTCCGCGAAACATGCGAAAAACTCCGAATGCAACCAGCTACCAGCAACCTCTTGCAAACTTTGGCCGACAACGGACGATTGAAGAAACTCGACGCCGTCATCAGCTCATTCCGAACAATTATGGCTGCACATCGTGGTGAGGTTGTTTGTGAAGTCGTCACCGCTAAGCCACTTGATGATTCGCAACGAAAACAACTGGAAAGTGCTTTGAAG GCATTCCTTCAAAAGAACGAATCGATTCAATTGACCGCTCGTGTCGATCCCAatattattggtggaatgattGTCTCCATCGGCGACAAGTACGTAGACATGAGCATCGCAAGCAAAGTTAAAATGTACTCAGAACTTATCACGGCAGCAGCTTAA